Sequence from the Thermostichus vulcanus str. 'Rupite' genome:
ATCTTTCCAAAAAGCGTTGCGTAGCAACAATGCCTACGGCAGGCTGCGCCACCTCAAAAGTGAACGCCGGATTTGCGACAACAATGGTAGTTTCCATCATCGATTTCAAAAGGGCTAGAGTGCTCCGCACCGCTGGCGCGAAAGGGATTGACCTTGTGCTAGGTGACTAGCGCGACCGCTGCCTGATGGATTTGCTGTCAGAGCTGTCATCATCACTCAAAAGGCTGATGGATGGTACATCACTCTAACTCTGGAAGATGTGTCTGTTCCAGAGCAAGTGATTGATATTGAGCCGAATTGGGACAACTCCACTGGGACTGATCTGATGGTGGGGTTGGGCAACGTGCTCCGCACGACCCAGAGGGTCAACGCCTCACTCAAAAACGCTCAACCGAGTCAGGCTCGGAAGAGAAGTCCGCGCTGCTCGTGTAGCGTTGCGTAGCAATAACCGCTTAAGCGGTCAGTGTCGGGAGGATGTCACGTTTTGGCCACCAAAATTGCCCCATCTTCAATCTTGACCTCATAGCTCGTCAGGTCGGCATTGGCGGGGCCACGGGTACGGCTCCCATCGGCAGCGAACGCAGAACCATGACAGGGACAGACATAATTTTCACCGCGCCAGTTCACATCACAACCGGCATGGGGGCAGGCGGCATCCAAGGCCAGTAATGAGTCTTCATCCTCGGGATCCCCGCTCAACCACAGGGTAGGGGTGTTGTCCCCAAAGGCGTTTTCCAC
This genomic interval carries:
- a CDS encoding ubiquinol-cytochrome c reductase iron-sulfur subunit; translation: MQNNRRGFLRWLALGFGSVAGLLPAFTQRRSARVIAQTPEAEFIKVATVEDLADGPFKVENAFGDNTPTLWLSGDPEDEDSLLALDAACPHAGCDVNWRGENYVCPCHGSAFAADGSRTRGPANADLTSYEVKIEDGAILVAKT